A window from Fibrobacter sp. UWB11 encodes these proteins:
- the mutS gene encoding DNA mismatch repair protein MutS encodes MAVTPLMQQYYEIKKENPGCILFFRMGDFFELFEDDAVIASKILGLTLTSRNNGASGATPLCGFPHHAAERYVPKMVAAGYRIAICEQVEDPKLAKGIVKRDIVEIISAGTAMNEENLNAKEANYLCAYVPATSDDGKGGNGDVAAFAIADVTTGYLATCRSSVQAFECEFSRRMPKEIVIPEGTTIPSAIMDLIKAENVLVTELPAILFAEDQAKDVLFTHFKVEALDGLGLDGRVFETSVTGALLQYLINQKKSELSHFTTLEILNLDDYMTLDPSTLRNLELVRPLNADDYSSTLCSVLDFTVTAMGGRTLKDWVSHPLIAVDRIREREEAVGELVQNPVALDELKESLTSILDMERLMGRVGSGRANARDLAGMGRSLSQASKVADVLEGLHAPLFEGLRETLNAAKGRGEDLLKYFNDDLPMTVREGGMIHPGASAELDAMNEDIKERREWIASLEGRERERLGIPSLKVGYNRVFGYYIEITKAQMAKATQPIPDEYIRKQTTVNGERYITPEMKECESVISNAEVNIHALEYKIFCELRERVNSWRAELQGIADAIARVDSLYSFARAARKYNYVCPEVFEGTGIEIRGGFHPVIVAVNPDLNFVPNDVTLSPDGTRLMLITGPNMAGKSTYLRQTGLIVLMAQIGCFVPAESARIGVVDRIFTRVGASDRLSRGLSTFMVEMIETANILRNATPHSLVLLDEIGRGTSTFDGLSIAWAIVETLHSEPARMALTLFATHYHELTGLVESLEHAGNFQVAVQEKGDKLTFLHKILEGACDSSYGIHVAEMAGLPPNVVRRARKILLRLEKQKIDPSDEAQNKKIKAQPQMDLFAPPDENTLLLKDEIRRLKPEEMTPMQALQRLMDLKENYGK; translated from the coding sequence ATGGCCGTTACTCCGTTGATGCAGCAATATTACGAAATCAAGAAAGAAAATCCTGGCTGCATTTTGTTTTTCCGCATGGGCGACTTCTTTGAACTTTTTGAAGATGACGCTGTAATCGCCTCGAAAATTTTAGGTTTAACGCTCACGAGCCGCAATAACGGCGCTTCCGGTGCAACGCCTTTGTGCGGGTTCCCGCACCATGCTGCCGAACGCTATGTGCCAAAGATGGTGGCTGCCGGCTACCGCATCGCCATTTGCGAACAGGTCGAAGACCCGAAACTGGCGAAAGGCATTGTCAAGCGCGACATTGTTGAAATCATCAGCGCCGGCACGGCGATGAACGAAGAAAACCTCAACGCAAAAGAGGCGAATTATCTTTGCGCTTATGTGCCTGCGACAAGCGATGATGGCAAGGGCGGAAACGGGGACGTAGCTGCGTTTGCGATTGCCGATGTGACAACAGGTTACTTGGCCACGTGCCGTAGCAGTGTGCAGGCTTTTGAATGTGAATTCAGCCGCCGCATGCCCAAGGAAATTGTGATTCCCGAAGGGACGACAATCCCATCGGCGATTATGGACTTAATCAAGGCGGAAAACGTCTTGGTCACCGAACTTCCGGCGATTTTGTTTGCAGAAGACCAGGCAAAGGATGTGCTGTTTACGCACTTCAAGGTCGAAGCGCTCGATGGCCTTGGCTTGGATGGTCGCGTTTTTGAAACGTCCGTGACGGGCGCATTGCTCCAGTATTTGATCAACCAGAAAAAGTCCGAACTGTCGCACTTTACGACGCTCGAGATCTTGAATCTGGACGATTACATGACGCTCGACCCGAGTACGCTCCGCAACTTGGAACTCGTGCGTCCGCTGAATGCTGACGATTATTCCAGCACGCTTTGCTCGGTGCTCGATTTTACGGTGACGGCGATGGGTGGGCGTACGCTCAAGGACTGGGTGAGCCATCCGTTGATTGCTGTGGACCGCATCCGCGAACGCGAAGAAGCGGTGGGCGAGCTTGTCCAGAATCCTGTGGCGCTTGACGAACTCAAGGAATCGCTCACGTCGATTCTCGATATGGAACGCTTGATGGGCCGCGTCGGTAGCGGTCGTGCAAATGCGCGTGACCTCGCGGGAATGGGACGTTCTCTTTCGCAGGCATCAAAGGTCGCTGACGTTTTGGAAGGCTTGCATGCGCCGCTTTTTGAAGGGCTGCGTGAAACGCTGAATGCGGCAAAGGGCCGTGGCGAAGACTTGCTCAAGTACTTCAATGATGACTTGCCGATGACGGTGCGCGAAGGCGGAATGATCCACCCGGGTGCAAGTGCAGAACTTGATGCAATGAACGAGGACATCAAGGAACGTCGTGAATGGATTGCTTCGTTGGAAGGCCGTGAACGCGAACGTCTTGGAATCCCGTCTCTCAAAGTCGGTTACAACCGCGTGTTCGGTTATTACATCGAAATCACGAAGGCGCAGATGGCAAAGGCCACGCAGCCGATTCCGGATGAGTATATCCGCAAGCAGACAACGGTGAACGGCGAACGCTATATCACGCCGGAAATGAAGGAATGCGAATCCGTCATCAGCAATGCCGAAGTCAACATCCATGCGCTGGAATACAAGATTTTCTGCGAACTTCGCGAACGCGTGAACAGCTGGCGCGCCGAGCTCCAGGGCATTGCCGATGCGATTGCCCGAGTCGATAGCTTGTACAGCTTTGCTCGTGCGGCCCGCAAGTACAATTACGTTTGCCCTGAAGTTTTTGAAGGGACGGGTATTGAAATTCGCGGCGGTTTCCATCCGGTGATTGTCGCGGTGAATCCTGATTTGAACTTTGTCCCGAACGATGTGACGCTCTCGCCGGACGGTACGCGACTGATGCTCATCACCGGCCCGAACATGGCCGGCAAATCGACGTACTTGCGCCAGACGGGGCTCATTGTGCTCATGGCGCAGATTGGCTGCTTTGTGCCTGCCGAAAGTGCGCGCATTGGTGTGGTGGACCGCATCTTTACGCGTGTGGGCGCAAGCGACCGCTTGAGCCGAGGTCTCAGTACGTTCATGGTCGAGATGATCGAAACGGCGAACATTTTGCGCAATGCAACGCCGCATAGCCTTGTGCTGCTCGATGAAATCGGTCGCGGTACGAGTACGTTTGACGGTCTCTCAATTGCGTGGGCGATTGTCGAGACTCTCCACAGCGAGCCTGCCCGCATGGCGCTTACGCTGTTTGCAACGCACTATCACGAATTGACGGGGCTTGTAGAATCGTTGGAACATGCCGGAAACTTCCAGGTCGCTGTACAGGAAAAGGGCGACAAGCTTACGTTTTTGCACAAGATTCTCGAAGGCGCTTGCGATTCGAGCTATGGTATTCACGTGGCCGAGATGGCGGGGCTCCCACCTAACGTGGTGCGCCGAGCTCGCAAGATTTTGCTCCGTTTGGAAAAGCAGAAGATTGACCCGAGCGACGAGGCGCAAAACAAGAAAATCAAGGCGCAGCCGCAGATGGACTTGTTTGCACCGCCAGACGAGAACACGCTTTTGCTCAAGGATGAAATTCGCAGGCTCAAGCCCGAGGAAATGACTCCGATGCAAGCGCTGCAACGCCTCATGGACCTGAAGGAAAATTACGGGAAATAG
- a CDS encoding RidA family protein, producing the protein MSQIVSKFQELGLTLPACPAPVAAYVPATRFGDTIIVSGQLPSVKGDFSAFTGVVPNQISVEKAKEAAQICFLNNIAAALTQLKNGETLRLVQIQGFVQSANDFHDQPIVLNGASELAVQILGENGKHARTAVGVSTLPKNVAVEISCTFQAIAE; encoded by the coding sequence ATGAGTCAAATTGTCTCTAAATTCCAAGAATTGGGGCTGACGCTCCCCGCCTGCCCCGCACCGGTTGCCGCTTATGTTCCGGCAACGCGCTTTGGCGATACGATTATTGTTTCTGGACAGTTGCCGTCCGTGAAAGGCGACTTTTCCGCTTTTACCGGCGTTGTTCCGAACCAGATTTCTGTGGAAAAGGCCAAGGAAGCCGCACAGATTTGCTTCTTGAACAACATTGCAGCCGCCCTCACGCAACTCAAAAATGGAGAAACGCTCCGACTAGTGCAGATTCAGGGATTTGTGCAGTCCGCAAACGATTTCCACGACCAGCCGATTGTGCTGAATGGCGCTAGCGAACTTGCCGTACAGATTCTCGGTGAAAACGGGAAGCACGCCCGTACGGCAGTCGGCGTTTCGACGCTCCCGAAGAACGTCGCTGTCGAAATCAGCTGCACGTTCCAGGCGATCGCAGAGTAA
- a CDS encoding MFS transporter codes for MKRTTCPGEVPYYIAVFFSSFMQLGLFIHFQRWITFNSEGTRFFWLSLLLQFAMFSPSIIMMHVASYFAGRFPKSKVMGWSSAGMALSVLLIAFFFGDRLDFGAFALLFLYGIFLAIFSPAKIGLMKEITDGNDLVKINAKHLIFMALGITIISFLTFDYSPNDSSTISYTLLPFILSAVGLVAAISSFCIRISKQNKFVKLRSPMRNFSSTWSNPMLKLSMLGIAAFWSVTQFLIMISQNMTGTQSTTLFQWTFIFTGIGYIIGAISAAKSSKNFVETGLIPLAAIASSITMIITPFINNQYVLAFLYAFIAFWAGSAFVILRTVIQNVTRPDTSGRIHAVSFMIQMSFLFILLGFQVILFLMTELSLHKQLFFLAVILALTFVFTLKRTPMTLLRAGLRFAFSYVFRYKVKVHGIQNMPESGPLLLVGPHFSFIDWAVLQMASPRTLLIASNRNTFADWYLRWFSHGKSVININRRDPSEAMEKIHEALLKGEAVVIFPEGEVSKSPFVSKFSLDYSKAIEGTEAQIVPFYIQGLWGSRYSHASECVNRPQYFNRVISVGFGKALPASTPEDVIRKDLQNLGTDIWNMAMDHSASIIPLWYRAMRKRRSRPILIDPAGRHVNGYEMIRLCHHFGKKIKSLTKNDQNVGFMLPTSRDAALGIMSILGCGRTTVNLNYTSPVDTLIGCIDKAELSTIVTSRAFFDKLCGKNPDFKQLAEKCQMFYIDEEEKKISTFCRLLESFIVLTFPKKLLRDFWFTTSKLTDDAVILFSSGSEGTPKGVELTHKNVISNAQQGDHVIRLCRTDVMTSLLPLFHSFGFTMTFMMPLLDGVPMVLCPDPTDIKTLARVCAEYKATILMGTPTFLRAIAINRWVHPMCLDSLRYVIAGAEKLRPEMRETFKLKFGKDIYEGYGCTELTPLATLNAPNVLLDDFLTMEKCCDHTSIGMVVPGSTGAIINPETNEFLAPGEEGMLVITGPQVMKGYLRDEAKTDAVIFEAEGRRWYKTGDKCTITEDGFVKILGRYSRFAKLGGEMISLTAVELRIAETDIMGEHEFAITAVPDSVKGERIVLLVKGDETLDTEEISRSLRKSGIPPLMQPGSVFCVEAIPKLGSGKWDFNGMKKLATELVEKK; via the coding sequence ATGAAACGCACAACCTGTCCTGGCGAAGTTCCCTATTACATTGCTGTATTTTTTAGTTCATTCATGCAACTGGGGTTATTCATCCATTTTCAACGCTGGATAACCTTCAACTCCGAAGGCACACGATTCTTCTGGTTAAGCCTACTGCTCCAGTTCGCCATGTTCTCGCCGAGCATTATCATGATGCATGTGGCAAGCTATTTTGCCGGACGTTTCCCCAAAAGCAAAGTCATGGGTTGGAGTTCCGCTGGCATGGCCTTATCCGTGTTGCTCATCGCATTTTTCTTTGGCGACAGGCTCGACTTCGGCGCGTTTGCATTGCTCTTCTTGTACGGCATTTTCCTCGCGATTTTCAGCCCCGCTAAAATCGGTCTCATGAAAGAAATCACCGACGGGAACGACCTGGTGAAGATCAACGCCAAGCACTTGATTTTCATGGCGCTCGGCATCACGATTATATCCTTCCTCACGTTTGACTATAGCCCGAACGACAGCTCGACCATTAGCTACACGCTCCTCCCGTTCATCCTCTCGGCTGTAGGCCTCGTCGCCGCGATTTCGTCATTCTGCATCCGCATCAGCAAACAGAATAAGTTCGTCAAGCTCCGCTCCCCCATGCGCAATTTCTCTTCGACCTGGTCAAACCCGATGCTCAAGCTCTCGATGCTCGGCATTGCAGCCTTCTGGAGCGTAACGCAGTTCCTCATCATGATTTCGCAGAACATGACGGGTACGCAAAGCACAACGCTTTTCCAGTGGACGTTCATCTTCACCGGAATCGGCTACATCATTGGCGCCATCAGTGCCGCAAAGTCTTCCAAGAACTTCGTGGAAACAGGCCTTATCCCGCTTGCCGCCATTGCGTCTTCCATCACGATGATTATAACGCCATTCATCAATAACCAGTACGTCCTTGCGTTCCTCTACGCATTCATCGCCTTCTGGGCAGGCTCCGCATTCGTCATCCTCCGCACGGTCATCCAAAACGTCACACGCCCAGACACATCTGGCCGCATCCACGCCGTTTCGTTCATGATCCAGATGAGCTTCTTGTTCATCTTACTTGGCTTCCAGGTCATCCTCTTCCTCATGACCGAACTCAGCCTCCACAAACAGCTATTCTTCCTCGCTGTGATCCTCGCCCTCACGTTCGTGTTCACGCTCAAACGCACCCCGATGACGCTCCTCCGCGCTGGGCTCCGCTTTGCATTCTCATACGTGTTCCGCTACAAGGTCAAGGTCCACGGCATCCAGAATATGCCCGAATCTGGTCCGCTCCTTTTGGTCGGTCCGCACTTTAGCTTCATCGACTGGGCCGTGCTCCAGATGGCATCTCCGCGCACGCTCCTCATCGCAAGCAACAGGAACACGTTTGCAGATTGGTACTTGCGCTGGTTCTCTCACGGCAAGTCCGTCATCAACATCAACCGCCGCGACCCCAGCGAAGCCATGGAAAAAATCCACGAAGCGCTATTGAAGGGCGAAGCGGTCGTCATCTTCCCCGAAGGCGAAGTTTCCAAGAGCCCGTTCGTCTCGAAGTTCTCGCTTGATTACAGCAAGGCTATCGAAGGCACAGAAGCGCAAATCGTCCCGTTCTACATCCAGGGTCTCTGGGGCAGCCGTTACAGCCACGCCTCCGAATGCGTAAACCGCCCGCAGTACTTCAACCGCGTCATCAGCGTGGGCTTTGGCAAGGCACTTCCCGCCTCCACCCCCGAAGATGTTATCCGCAAGGACTTGCAGAACTTGGGCACGGATATCTGGAACATGGCGATGGACCATTCCGCAAGCATCATTCCGCTTTGGTACCGCGCCATGCGCAAGCGCCGCTCCCGCCCGATCTTGATTGACCCTGCCGGCCGCCACGTGAATGGTTACGAGATGATCCGCCTCTGCCACCACTTCGGCAAAAAGATCAAGTCGCTCACCAAGAACGACCAGAATGTAGGCTTCATGCTCCCCACAAGCCGCGATGCCGCCCTCGGCATTATGTCTATCCTCGGCTGCGGAAGGACGACCGTCAACCTGAACTACACCTCGCCTGTGGACACGCTCATCGGCTGCATCGACAAGGCTGAACTTTCAACAATCGTCACGTCCCGCGCCTTCTTCGACAAGCTCTGCGGCAAGAACCCGGACTTCAAGCAGCTCGCCGAAAAATGCCAGATGTTCTACATCGACGAAGAAGAAAAGAAAATCAGTACCTTCTGCCGCCTGCTCGAATCGTTCATCGTCCTTACATTCCCCAAGAAGCTTTTGAGAGATTTCTGGTTCACCACGTCTAAATTAACCGACGATGCCGTTATCTTGTTCAGTTCCGGTTCTGAAGGAACGCCGAAGGGTGTAGAACTCACGCACAAGAACGTGATTTCCAACGCCCAGCAAGGAGACCACGTCATCAGGCTTTGCCGCACCGACGTGATGACATCGCTCCTCCCGCTGTTCCATTCGTTTGGCTTTACGATGACGTTCATGATGCCGCTCCTCGACGGCGTGCCAATGGTGCTCTGCCCCGACCCGACCGACATCAAGACGCTTGCCCGCGTATGCGCCGAATACAAGGCAACCATCCTCATGGGCACCCCGACGTTCCTCCGCGCCATCGCCATCAACCGCTGGGTACACCCCATGTGCCTCGACTCTTTGCGCTACGTGATTGCCGGTGCCGAAAAGCTCCGCCCCGAAATGCGCGAGACCTTCAAGCTCAAGTTCGGCAAGGACATTTACGAAGGTTACGGTTGCACGGAACTCACGCCGCTTGCCACGCTCAACGCCCCGAACGTATTGCTCGACGACTTCTTGACGATGGAAAAGTGCTGCGACCACACGAGCATCGGCATGGTCGTCCCGGGTTCTACAGGTGCCATTATTAACCCCGAGACAAACGAATTCTTGGCTCCGGGTGAAGAAGGCATGCTAGTCATCACAGGCCCGCAAGTCATGAAGGGTTACCTCCGCGACGAAGCAAAAACAGACGCCGTCATTTTTGAAGCCGAAGGACGCCGCTGGTACAAGACCGGAGACAAGTGCACCATCACAGAAGACGGCTTTGTCAAGATTCTCGGTCGCTACAGCCGCTTCGCAAAGCTCGGCGGCGAAATGATTTCCCTTACCGCCGTGGAACTCCGCATTGCAGAAACAGACATCATGGGCGAACACGAATTCGCCATTACCGCTGTTCCGGATTCAGTCAAGGGCGAACGCATCGTGCTCCTCGTCAAGGGCGACGAAACGCTCGATACGGAAGAAATCTCGAGAAGTTTGCGTAAATCGGGCATCCCACCGCTTATGCAGCCGGGTTCTGTGTTCTGCGTCGAAGCCATCCCGAAGCTCGGCAGCGGCAAGTGGGACTTCAACGGAATGAAGAAACTCGCCACGGAATTAGTAGAGAAGAAGTAA